The region TTGCCTTTTCGGCAAATCCGATCATGTCCTCGACATAGAAACGCCACTCCCGGCGTGGCTCTTCAGACATAGACCTGGTCTTGCTCAATAAATGGCCTGAACCGAGGAAGGAGCGCCTTTTCGGTCACAAGATCGACGTTGCACCCCAGCAAGTCTTCCAAATAGAACTGAACGCCAAAGAAACGTTCGGCAGTCGCAGGGCCAGCAAAGGCCACCAAAACGTCCACATCGCTGTCAGGTCTCGCTGTCCCTCTAGCCGTCGACCCAAACAAAGCCAGACGGGTCACGCCGAAACGGACACCGAGTTCAGGCTTGCTACGAGCCAGAAGTTCAAGGACGCGTTGCTTGTCCATGGGCCGCCTCCCAAGTAAACGGATAACAAACCATAGACTAAGCCCATCTGGCGCGCCCACGGCGTTGCCCATTCTATGACGAAAGCGTGCCTGCCGGCACAGCTACCCGGGACACAACCGTCACTCTGAAATGTACCCCCAGAAGCAAAAGGCCCACGTCCTGGAGGGCGTGGGCCTTTTGTTTGTCGCGCTGGCTGCTATCCAGCAGGACGGCAGCGCGGGCGCGACGGGGTGTGGCGATTGCTGCTTACTTCGCTTCGCCTTCGGCGGCGGGTTGCAGCTGGTTGATCAGCGCGGGCCACGTGTTGATCGACAGCAGGTGGCAGTAGATCAAGGGCAGCCAGCCATGCGCGCGCCAGCGCAGGAAGGTTTCGTCGGGCAGCTTGTTGAACTTGGCTTCGTCCACCACCTTGAAGCCCGACAGGGCCAGGCGTTGGCCGTCAGCCAGCGTGATGTCGGCACGGTTCTCGATCAGCAGATCGGCTTCGGCCAAAGCGGCCGAAAACTCGGTCGTGAACGCATGCTGGTTCTGGTAGTCGCGGCAGAATTCCAGGGCGCTGCGCGCCAGGGCGGTAGGCTCGCCGGCGTCGTCGAAGAAAGGATTGTCACGGCCTTCGACAACCGATTCGGCGGCTTCGTCCACGCACAGCGTGAACTGGCTGCGGTCGGCGTTCTCGGTGAAGATGAAGGGGTAACGGCGAATGTACGCCGGAATGTAGGTCCCTTCACGCCACTTGCCATCGGCGCCGACGAACAGGTTTTCGCCAGCGCGCACGCCCAGCACCGCCACCGGGGCCGGCTGCGGGCCATCGGTGAAGACGATGGGGAAATGACGGCAAGCCGTCGGCAGTTCGGTCGCCACCAGCGGCACCGCATTGGTCTTGGCCGCGTAGGCAAAGCCCTGGGCCGTCGCCAACGACAGGTTGGCATGCAGGCTGGCGTTCAGCGGACGCGGTTGAACATAAAACAGAGGAAGCGAATTCGTAGTCATTTATTGAATATCCGAAAAATCTGAGTTAGGCGCCGTTCAGGGTGCGATATCGACCAGCGACACCTTGAGCACCTGGGGATCGGCGTAGGCGCCAAGCACGTCCGGACCGAAAGCGTTATTCGGTACCGTACCACGGAACAGCGAATCGACGCCCGGCTTGCTCGGCGCGACCCAGCGCGGGGCCGTGGCGGCGGCAAGACGCTGCACGATGTCGTTCGGGCCCCACGGGGTGGCGTTCATGAAGTACGGCGCGCCGACCAGCGGGCTGGTGACAAAGGCTGCCGCCACCGCGCCGCTACGGCCACCGATCGAACCATAGACCTGGGCCGAGCCGGCCGTGGGCACGGCCAGGACACGCACGTTCAGCTTGTGGTTCGGATCGGCATCGTTCAGGCCGATGCTCAGCTTGCCGCCCAGCGGGTTGGCCAGGCTGGGCGAACCCAGGGTCAGGGTCGCCGTGGCTTGCGGGCCATAGAGACCAGGCATCGTGATGTCGCCCTGCGTGGTGATGGCCACGCCCGTACCCTGGATCTGTCCGACCGCGCCCAAGGTGACCGAGTCACGGGCCGACAGACGCGCCGGCAGCAACAGGGTCGCCGCGCCGCTCTGCGTGAAGGTCGTCGCCGCCTGCACGGTGGAACCGGCCGCGAACTTCACCGAACCCGCCGCATCGGTGCCGGCGATCTTGATCGCGCCAGCATCAGCGCTGACATCGCCGCCGAAGGTGAAGCTGCCACCCGTCAGGTCGATGCCGTCCGCGCCCGAGGCCGTCAGCTTGCCGCCGTACGTAGCGGACTGCGCTTGCAGCTGCTGCACGCGACGGGCGCCGACCGCGCCGTTGAACACGATGGTATCGACAGCGTTCAGCGTCAGGTTGCCCACGTTGCTGAAGTCACCCGCGGCGGCGATGTTCTGCGCCGCGTTGATCGCCAGGTTGTTGCCGGCGCCATCCAAGGTGCTGCCGAAGATCACAGAACCCGTATTGCTGATCAGGTTGCGCGCGCCGCTCAGGGCCACGGCACCGCCGTAGGTCTGGTCGCCCACGGTCTGCACCGAACCGGCGTTCATGGCGGTGCTGCCGTCGATGGCCAGGCTGCGCAAAGCGGACGAACCGCCGACGTCACCCGTGATGGCGGCATTGCCGGCGATGTGCAGCGCCTGCGTGCCGGCCTGCGCCGCGTCCACACCTGCCAGCAGTGCCACATTGGCGCCGGTCAAGGTGGTGTCCTTGCTCAGCACAAGGTGCTGGCCATAGCGCTGGTTGCCCGTCGTGTCGACCGAGCCGGCGTCGAGCGCCAGCGTACCGGTCGAACCCGTCGTCAACGAAGCGGCACGGATGGCGCCCACGAAATGCGTAGTGTCGCCCGCGGTGACCGACAGATTGCCGGCCCGCGTGGTCGCGCCGATGGCGCCGTCGAAGGTGACGTCGCCGGCGGCTTGCACCACCAGTCCGCCGCTACCCGCGCCCGCGCCATCCACCGTGCCTGCGAAGACCACATCGCCGGCGCGGCTGGTCAGCGCTTGCGTGCCGACCGTCGTAACCGCCGCGGTGTAGTTCTGGTCGCCCGTGGTCGTGATGCTGCCGTCGTTGAAGACGGTCGTGCCCTTGACCGTCACGGAGCTCAAGGCCTGGTTGGCACCGAGCGTGCCGCCCAAGGTGGCATTGCCGTCGATGGTCAGGGCATGCGCGCCGTCACCGCCGTTCAGCAGGGCCACCTGCGTGCCCTTGAGCACGGTGTCCTGGCTCATGACGACCCGGCTGTCATAGCTCTGTGCGCCTGTCGTGACCACGTCGCCAACCGCCAGCGCGACGGTGCCCTTGCCCAGGGTCGTCACCGACGCCGCACGCACCTTGGCGCCGAAGAGGATGGAGCCCGACGTATCGACCGTCAAGGCGGCGATCGGATCCACATCGCCGCCAACGCCCACGCCATGCGTGAAGTTGACCTTGCCGCCATTCGCCGCGACGCTCAGGTTGTGGTTGCCGCTGACCGATCCGTCGAACAATACGTCGCCGCCTTGCGTGGACAGTTGCTGGTCGCCACGCACCATGAAGATGCCCTCGTAAGTCTGAGAGCCCGTGGTGGCGATGCTGCCCTGATTCAGGATCGTGCCTTCGGTGACAGTCAGGCTGCTCAAGGCCTGCTGCGCGCCAACCGCACCGGTGATGATGCCGCGGCCGCCGATGATCAGCGAATGTGCGCCATCCGCACCGGCATTCAGATGTACTTCGTCACCCGCCAAGATCGTATCGGCGCCCAGCGTGACGCGGCCGTTGTAGTCCTGCTCACCCCAGGTGGTCACCGAACCGCCGTTGATGGCCACGGTGCCCGTGGTGTCGACCGTCAGGGAATCCAGCGTGAGGTTGCTGCCGACAGCGCCGCCGAAGCTGACGTTGCCGCTTTGCGCCGTGATGGTCAAGTCCCCCGGACCGTCGACGGTGCCGCCGAAGGCGACGTTGCCGCCCGTGGTTTTCAAGTCCACGTCGCCGATGAAGACGACATCGCCCTGGTAGGACTGAGCGCCGGTGGTGTTGACCGAATGAAGGTTGAGGCTGGTGGGTCCGGTGACGGTCAGCGCGGCCAGGGCCTTGTCAGCGCCCAGCACGCCGCTAATCAGCGCTTCGCCGTCGATGGTCAAGGATTGACCGCCCGCGGTGCTGCCTTCCGCGCCCTGATTCAGGGTGACGGACGCGCCCTTGAGCGTCACATTGGTGCCCAGCACGGCCAATTCGCCGAAGTACTGGTTGCCGGTGGTGTCGATCAGGCTGCCGTTCAGGGCCAGGGTACCCGGATCATCGGTCGTGACCGAAGCGGCGTACACCTTGTCGTTGAAAACGGTGGCGCCGGCGGTGTTCACCGTCAGGTCGCCCAGGCGGGCGCCCGAGTCGGTCGGAATGGGGACGCTGAACAGCGACACGGCTTCCTGGCCGACGACGCCGTTGAACGTCACGTCCGCCGTGCCGGCGTCGACTTGCAGTCCATACGACGCGCCTTCGTTGCTGACCAGCCTGCCACCGAACCACACCGCGCCGCCAACGGTGCCGTTGTTGGCAACCGTATTCACGGTCACATCGCGAGCCACCATCGCATCGCCGTTGACCGTGAAGGCCGCATCGGTGGTCTGGAAGCTGCCCGCCAGTGCCGTGGTGCCGTTATACGTCTGTTCACGCAACGTCGTAACGTCGGAGATATAGTTGCCCTCACCCGTCACTGTCAGCGAATACAGATTGGCCGCACTGGAAGAAATCGACGCTTTACCGCTGCCAGCGTCCAACGTAAGCGCGGCCATATTGCCGTCGCTCACGGTCTGGATCGAAATATCGCCATTGGCGGCCGCCGTGGACAGGCTGCGGCCGTAGCCGATCGGGTCATTCCCCGTGAGCGCCAAACGGCCGGAGATTTCGATGGATCCGGCGACCAGGTCACCGCCGAGCTTCACGTCATTGCCGTAGTAGCTCTGAGCGCCGCTGGTCGTGACATTGCCGAGGGTGACCGTGCCACCGAAGTCGATGACCGTCAGACTACCCATGTCGGCGGCAACGATGTCCTTGTTGATCGAAACGTCGCCCATGATCGAATGCAGGGTGACATTCCCCCCGTTACCGGCAACCAGATCCTTGTCGCTTTTGATGACCAGATCGCCCCTCGTGGTGATGCTGATGTCGCCGTCGTTGGTGGTCAGGTCGTTCAACGTCAGGGCGTCGCTGCCGGAAAGATACAAACCGCCTGTACCGGTCACCGAGCCGGTGACTTCGCTGACTTCGATCCGCAGCGGCGAGCTGGTGTCGCCGATGCCATCGCGCGCGGTCAGAGTCAGGCCATAAGCCGTCAGACTGTCGCTGTCGCCTAAATTGGCGATCTTGCCTTGCAGGGCCGTCAGGACGATTTGCCCGTCGGTGCTACCGGCGTCGATGGTGCCGATGCCGATATCGCCGCCATCGGCCGTGATGGAGATGGCGCGTTCGGCACCCGTGGCCACCACGGAGACCGCATCTACCTTGCCAGTCGCCGACAGGTCGATATTGCCCGCGGCCTGCACGCTGGTGGCGGTCAGGTCACCATCGTTGGTAACGGTGATGTCGCCGTTGCTGGTGCGCAGGGTGGCATCCAGGTCGCCGGTGTTATCCACCGTCAGGTTCGCCGCGCTGGACGTGTTGGTCAGCTTGGCGTTGATCGTCTCCACTTCCGTGACCAGCTTGGTGTCGCCGCCGGCGGCACCGCTGGTGAACGTCAGGCTGTCAGCGTTGACGTTCAGGGTACGCGGCGTGGCGCCGTCGGCCACGACATCGGTCACGCCCTTCAACGTCGCGTTGCCGGCGACATTCAAGGCAGCCTCGGGCAGGATCAGGGTGCCGTTCGAGGACAACAGCAGGCTCTGCAGGCCGTCGACGATGCCGGAACTCGCGTCCAGGTTGCCCTGGTTGCGGACGCTCAACGTGCCGCCGGTGCCGGGGTCGGTGTTGGTGCCGACCGACAACGAGCTGGCGCTGCGGTTGTCGATGGCGATCACGCCGGCGGCCTGAGTGGTCAGGTCGCCCAGATGGGAGACGTTGGTGATCAGGGCACCACCATTGGTCATGGTCGTGTCGGTGACCGAACCGATATTTCCCCCAGCCGTCGCATTCAGCGTATTGCCGTAGATCAGGGTTCCGCTCGTACCGCTGATGTCGCCGGCCGCCTTCAGCGTCACATCGCCTGCGCCGACGCCTGCCGTGTAGCCGGCGCCGATGTAGATGACCTTCAGGTCACCGCCGGCGTCGATCGAAACGGTGTTGGTGGCGCGCGGGGTGTTCACAATCAGGCGAGTGACGACCGTGTCACCTGCCGTGGTGATGGCGACGGCGCCATCGTTGGTACCGATCTCATGCAGATCGATGCCAG is a window of Bordetella sp. N DNA encoding:
- a CDS encoding SapC family protein; the encoded protein is MTTNSLPLFYVQPRPLNASLHANLSLATAQGFAYAAKTNAVPLVATELPTACRHFPIVFTDGPQPAPVAVLGVRAGENLFVGADGKWREGTYIPAYIRRYPFIFTENADRSQFTLCVDEAAESVVEGRDNPFFDDAGEPTALARSALEFCRDYQNQHAFTTEFSAALAEADLLIENRADITLADGQRLALSGFKVVDEAKFNKLPDETFLRWRAHGWLPLIYCHLLSINTWPALINQLQPAAEGEAK
- a CDS encoding nucleotidyltransferase family protein, giving the protein MDKQRVLELLARSKPELGVRFGVTRLALFGSTARGTARPDSDVDVLVAFAGPATAERFFGVQFYLEDLLGCNVDLVTEKALLPRFRPFIEQDQVYV